Proteins encoded by one window of Pecten maximus chromosome 15, xPecMax1.1, whole genome shotgun sequence:
- the LOC117343241 gene encoding retinol dehydrogenase 12-like, with protein MTGRVIIITGANSGIGFRAAEQLCEAGNDVILACRSEERAKAAIEKIFKRSPNALATFMQCDLSDLTSVRKFVEDFHATGKKLHVLVNNAGVHLSKDNRRQFSADNFELTMGTNHLGPFLLTHLLLDDLKKTAADGDADCRIINVTSSLHDPAAPPKTPLRRHALDVENFFLEKEGTYNNQLSYKNSKCAMILTTYELSERLKDTGVTVNTLCPGFIPSTELCRHAGGGQKFFLRYILGTILRPVMKPVKTIDDGAKAIVDVVANEDLKGVTGKYYKDLVEIVSSEESRNKELQTAVYELSARYCHLEGYEPLDAPTPPPEEPKPSPKKSKKVKKAVVPEETAGPSGDIEVAKEDKKESEDKTDDEIKFADEDDKPDETTVSKTEESKEEVKDSGKEEAPEDTGKEEEPKDTKKEEEPKDAKKEEEVKDVEKEEVKDSENEDGVKDSEKEEVKDSGDYKGY; from the exons ATGACAGGGCGTGTCATAATCATAACAGGAGCAAACTCTGGCATCGGATTCCGTGCTGCAGAACAGCTGTGTGAGGCAGGAAATGATGTAATTCTAGCCTGTCGCAGTGAGGAACGTGCCAAGGCGGCCATTGAGAAGATCTTCAAACGGTCGCCGAATGCATTGGCCACATTCATGCAG TGTGACTTGAGTGACCTGACATCTGTCAGAAAGTTTGTGGAGGACTTCCATGCCACAGGGAAGAAGCTGCATGTATTGGTCAACAATGCCGGTGTTCATCTGTCCAAAGACAACCGCCGACAATTCTCGGCAGATAACTTTGAGCTCACCATGGGAACTAACCACCTTG GACCATTTCTACTGACCCACCTGTTACTGGACGACCTGAAGAAAACTGCAGCAGATGGCGACGCAGATTGTCGTATCATCAATGTGACATCATCTCTCCATGATCCGGCTGCACCCCCAAAGACCCCATTAAGGA GGCATGCATTAGACGTGGAGAATTTTTTCCTGGAGAAAGAAGGGACCTACAACAACCAGCTTAGCTACAAAAATTCCAAGTGTGCAATGATTCTTACCACATACGAATTATCTGAACGTCTTAAGGACACCGGAGTGACGGTCAACACACTGTGTCCAG GCTTCATACCCAGTACAGAGTTGTGTCGACATGCAGGAGGAGGTCAGAAGTTTTTCCTGCGATACATCCTGGGTACAATTCTACGTCCAGTGATGAAGCCTGTGAAAACAATTGACGATGGTGCCAAAGCTATTGTGGATGTAGTTGCAAACGAGGATTTAAAAG GTGTCactggtaaatactacaaggaTCTGGTGGAGATAGTTTCATCAGAGGAGTCTAGGAATAAGGAGTTACAGACAGCTGTCTACGAGCTCAGTGCCCGTTACTGCCACTTAGAAGGTTATGAACCTCTTGATGCACCCACCCCTCCCCCTGAGGAGCCAAAACCCAGTCCAAAAAAGTCCAAGAAGGTGAAAAAAGCTGTGGTGCCTGAAGAGACGGCTGGTCCTAGTGGTGACATTGAAGTTGCAAAGGAGGACAAAAAAG AATCTGAAGATAAAACTGATGATGAAATTAAATTTGCTGACGAAGATGACAAACCAGATGAGACAACAGTGAGCAAGACAGAAGAATCCAAGGAAGAAGTGAAGGATTCTGGGAAAGAAGAAGCTCCCGAGGATACCGGAAAAGAGGAAGAACCAAAGGATACCAAAAAAGAGGAAGAACCAAAGGATGCCAAAAAAGAGGAGGAAGTTAAGGATGTAGAGAAGGAGGAAGTGAAAGATTCTGAGAACGAAGATGGAGTGAAGGATTCAGAGAAAGAAGAAGTAAAGGACAGTGGAGACTACAAAGGATATTGA